A stretch of the Mycobacterium sp. ITM-2016-00317 genome encodes the following:
- a CDS encoding aromatic ring-hydroxylating dioxygenase subunit alpha, with amino-acid sequence MAHFPKPSAGSWTENWPELGTAPVDYTDSIDPEQWKLEQQAIFRKLWLHVGRVERLPKAGSYFTREMPSVGPGTSIIINKDKDGVVRAFYNLCRHRGNKLVWNDYPGEEVSGSCRQFTCKYHAWRYALNGDLTFIQQEDEFFDVDKADYPLKPVRCEIWEGFIFVNFDDDAEPLEDYLGEFGQGLKGYPFHEMTEVYSYRSEIKANWKLFIDAFVEFYHAPILHMKQATAEEAAKLAKIGFEALHYDIKDQHSMISSWGGMSPPKDLSMVKPIERILHSGLFGPWDRPDIKGILPDELPPAVNPARQKTWGQDSFEFFPNFTLLLWVPGWYLTYNYWPTGVDSHIFEANLYFVPPKNTRQRLSQELAAVTFKEYALQDANTLEATQTQIGTRAVTEFPLCDQEILLRHLHHTAHKYVDKYKLEQAAKAATNGSAVENEKEGAHV; translated from the coding sequence ATGGCACATTTCCCGAAGCCATCCGCCGGCAGTTGGACAGAGAACTGGCCGGAGCTCGGCACCGCTCCGGTCGACTACACCGACTCGATCGATCCCGAGCAGTGGAAACTGGAGCAGCAGGCCATCTTCCGCAAGCTCTGGCTGCACGTCGGACGGGTGGAACGGCTCCCGAAGGCCGGCAGCTACTTCACCCGCGAGATGCCGTCCGTCGGCCCCGGCACCTCGATCATCATCAACAAGGACAAGGACGGCGTCGTCCGCGCCTTCTACAACCTGTGCCGGCACCGCGGTAACAAACTGGTCTGGAACGACTATCCCGGCGAGGAGGTTTCGGGCTCCTGCAGGCAGTTCACCTGCAAGTACCACGCCTGGCGGTACGCCCTCAACGGTGACCTGACGTTCATCCAGCAGGAGGACGAGTTCTTCGACGTCGACAAGGCCGACTACCCGCTCAAGCCCGTGCGCTGCGAGATCTGGGAAGGCTTCATCTTCGTCAACTTCGACGACGACGCCGAGCCGCTGGAGGACTACCTCGGCGAGTTCGGACAGGGCCTCAAGGGCTACCCGTTCCATGAGATGACCGAGGTATACAGCTACCGGTCCGAGATCAAGGCGAACTGGAAGCTGTTCATCGACGCGTTCGTCGAGTTCTACCACGCGCCGATCCTGCACATGAAGCAGGCGACTGCCGAAGAGGCGGCCAAGCTCGCCAAGATCGGCTTCGAGGCGCTGCACTACGACATCAAGGATCAGCACTCGATGATCTCGTCCTGGGGCGGCATGAGCCCGCCCAAGGACCTCAGCATGGTCAAGCCCATCGAGCGCATCCTGCACAGCGGCCTGTTCGGCCCGTGGGACCGGCCCGACATCAAGGGCATCCTGCCCGACGAACTGCCGCCCGCCGTGAACCCGGCCCGCCAGAAGACCTGGGGCCAGGACTCGTTCGAGTTCTTCCCGAACTTCACGCTGCTGCTGTGGGTTCCGGGCTGGTACCTGACCTACAACTACTGGCCCACCGGTGTGGACAGCCACATCTTCGAAGCCAATCTGTACTTCGTGCCCCCGAAGAACACCCGGCAGCGCCTCTCCCAGGAACTGGCCGCCGTGACGTTCAAGGAGTACGCACTGCAGGACGCGAATACCCTTGAGGCCACGCAGACCCAGATCGGGACCCGGGCGGTCACCGAGTTCCCCCTGTGCGACCAGGAGATCCTGCTGCGTCACCTGCACCACACCGCCCACAAGTACGTCGACAAGTACAAGCTGGAGCAGGCCGCCAAGGCCGCCACCAACGGATCGGCCGTCGAGAACGAGAAGGAGGGGGCACATGTCTGA
- a CDS encoding enoyl-CoA hydratase — MYIDYDVSDRIATITLNRPEAANAQNPELLDELDAAWTRAAEDNDVSVIVLRANGKHFSAGHDLRGGGPVPDKITLEFIIQHEAKRYLEYTLRWRNVPKPSIAAVQGRCISGGLLLCWPCDLIVAADDAQFSDPVVLMGIGGVEYHGHTWELGPRKAKEILFTGRAMSADEVAATGMVNRVVPRDQLDTETRALAEQIAKMPPFALRQAKRAVNQTLDVQGFYAAIQSVFDVHQTGHGNALSVGGWPVLVNLEEMKANIK; from the coding sequence GTGTACATCGACTACGACGTCAGTGACCGGATCGCGACGATCACGCTGAACCGCCCCGAGGCGGCCAACGCGCAGAATCCGGAGCTACTCGACGAGCTCGACGCGGCGTGGACGCGGGCGGCCGAGGACAACGACGTGTCGGTCATCGTGCTGCGGGCCAACGGCAAGCACTTCTCCGCCGGGCACGACCTGCGCGGCGGAGGTCCGGTGCCGGACAAGATCACGCTGGAGTTCATCATCCAGCACGAAGCCAAGCGCTACCTCGAATACACGCTGCGCTGGCGCAACGTGCCCAAGCCGTCCATCGCCGCGGTCCAGGGCCGCTGCATCTCAGGTGGGCTGCTGCTGTGCTGGCCGTGTGACCTGATCGTCGCCGCCGACGACGCGCAGTTCTCCGACCCGGTGGTGTTGATGGGCATCGGAGGCGTCGAATACCACGGCCACACCTGGGAACTGGGACCGCGGAAGGCCAAGGAGATCCTGTTCACCGGCCGGGCGATGAGCGCCGACGAGGTGGCGGCCACCGGGATGGTCAACCGCGTGGTGCCGCGCGACCAGCTCGACACCGAGACCAGGGCGCTGGCCGAACAGATCGCGAAGATGCCGCCGTTCGCGCTGCGGCAGGCGAAGCGGGCCGTGAACCAGACGCTGGACGTGCAGGGGTTCTACGCGGCGATCCAGTCGGTGTTCGACGTCCACCAGACCGGACACGGCAACGCGCTCAGCGTCGGAGGGTGGCCGGTGCTGGTGAATCTCGAAGAGATGAAAGCCAACATCAAGTAA
- a CDS encoding TetR/AcrR family transcriptional regulator, producing the protein MARRSPVQSVHVFPNRPASEPPVTSPSEEPAWKQRAVERSIKTAKLRAAQRVQRFLDAAQAIIIEKGSTDFTVQEVVDRSRQSLRSFYLQFDGKHELLLALFEDALGRSADQIRAATAGHEDPMERLKVAVQLLFESSRPDPAAQRPLFTDFAPRLLVSHPSEVKVAHAPLLALLTELMEDASAAGKLRAGINPKRMAAMTMQTVMFVAQSSGEVDENAANPLTADEVWDFCAHGFAAL; encoded by the coding sequence ATGGCTAGGCGTTCTCCGGTACAGTCAGTGCATGTTTTCCCCAATCGGCCTGCGTCTGAGCCTCCGGTGACGAGCCCCAGCGAAGAACCCGCTTGGAAGCAGCGCGCCGTCGAGCGGTCGATCAAGACCGCCAAACTGCGCGCCGCTCAGCGGGTGCAGCGGTTCCTCGACGCCGCTCAGGCCATCATCATCGAGAAGGGCAGCACCGACTTCACGGTCCAGGAAGTCGTCGACCGCTCCCGCCAGTCGCTGCGCAGCTTCTACCTGCAGTTCGACGGTAAACACGAACTTCTGCTGGCCCTCTTCGAAGATGCGCTGGGCCGGTCGGCCGATCAGATCCGGGCCGCGACCGCCGGCCACGAGGACCCGATGGAGCGCCTCAAGGTCGCCGTTCAGTTGCTGTTCGAGTCCTCGCGGCCCGACCCCGCGGCCCAGCGTCCGCTGTTCACCGACTTCGCGCCACGGCTACTGGTGTCACATCCCTCCGAGGTCAAAGTCGCCCACGCCCCCCTGCTCGCGTTGCTGACCGAGTTGATGGAGGACGCCAGCGCCGCCGGGAAGCTGCGCGCCGGGATCAACCCGAAGCGGATGGCCGCGATGACTATGCAGACCGTGATGTTCGTGGCCCAGTCCAGCGGTGAGGTCGACGAGAACGCCGCCAACCCGCTCACCGCGGACGAGGTGTGGGACTTCTGCGCCCACGGGTTCGCCGCCCTCTGA
- a CDS encoding acyl-CoA dehydrogenase family protein produces MDDASLDMLEASLRKTMLALSGPDLDAALTEMGWAEMLSDAAESAVPMVFRLLGETGSHASVLVDVVLHATGNTIGDTVELPLPYAGNAWVVWDRISAQSVEPTLGGLPLRREEEGYPIRLAEARVAVGWWLVGSARAMLNLARRHALDRVQFGKPIASFQAVRHRLAETLVAIEGAEATLSLPGVDNPDLTALLAKAAAGKAALTAARNCQQVLGGIGFTEEHELQLHVKRALVLDGLLGSSRELTRRAGAGLRARGSAPRLAHL; encoded by the coding sequence ATGGATGACGCATCACTGGACATGCTCGAGGCGTCCCTGCGCAAGACGATGCTCGCGCTGTCCGGCCCGGACCTCGACGCGGCGCTGACCGAGATGGGCTGGGCCGAGATGCTGTCCGACGCGGCCGAGTCGGCTGTGCCGATGGTGTTCCGGCTGCTGGGCGAAACGGGTTCGCACGCTTCGGTTCTGGTCGACGTGGTGCTGCACGCCACCGGTAACACAATCGGTGACACCGTCGAGCTTCCGTTGCCGTACGCAGGCAACGCCTGGGTCGTGTGGGACCGCATCAGCGCGCAGAGCGTCGAGCCCACCCTCGGCGGCTTACCGCTGCGCCGCGAGGAGGAGGGCTATCCGATCCGGCTGGCCGAGGCCCGGGTGGCTGTCGGCTGGTGGCTGGTCGGCTCCGCACGGGCAATGCTGAACCTGGCCCGCAGGCACGCGTTGGACCGGGTGCAGTTCGGCAAGCCGATCGCGTCGTTCCAGGCTGTCCGGCACCGGTTGGCCGAGACGCTGGTGGCCATCGAAGGCGCCGAGGCGACACTGAGCCTTCCCGGGGTCGACAATCCCGACCTGACCGCGCTGCTGGCCAAGGCCGCGGCGGGCAAGGCCGCGCTGACAGCGGCCAGGAACTGCCAGCAGGTGCTCGGCGGTATCGGCTTCACCGAGGAGCACGAGCTGCAGCTGCACGTGAAGCGCGCCCTGGTGCTCGACGGATTGCTCGGCAGCTCCCGGGAACTCACGCGCAGGGCGGGCGCCGGACTGCGCGCCCGCGGCTCCGCACCCCGCCTCGCCCACCTGTAG
- a CDS encoding carboxymuconolactone decarboxylase family protein — MRVSPLPADQWDGVAEEALRGVIPAAMRTPESAGNLVGTLLRHPKLARSFLRYNFYLLYGATLPERLRELVVLRVACLTECEYEWRHHVAMGREAGLTDEVIAGIERGEAVDDFDRAALSAVDELHRDSVVSEPTWTALSAHLDERQLMDLVFTIGCYGSLAMAINTFGVQPDQER; from the coding sequence GTGCGAGTGTCCCCGCTTCCTGCCGACCAGTGGGACGGTGTCGCCGAGGAGGCGCTGCGCGGCGTGATTCCGGCCGCGATGCGCACCCCGGAATCGGCGGGCAACCTGGTCGGCACGCTGTTGCGCCACCCCAAGCTCGCCAGGTCGTTCCTGCGCTACAACTTCTACCTGCTCTACGGCGCGACGCTGCCCGAGCGCCTCCGGGAACTCGTCGTGCTGCGCGTCGCCTGCCTGACCGAGTGCGAGTACGAGTGGCGCCATCACGTGGCGATGGGCCGTGAGGCCGGACTGACCGACGAGGTGATCGCCGGCATCGAACGCGGCGAAGCCGTCGACGACTTCGACCGCGCGGCGTTGAGCGCCGTGGACGAACTACACCGCGACTCAGTCGTGTCCGAGCCCACCTGGACCGCACTGTCGGCACATCTCGACGAGCGTCAGCTGATGGACCTCGTCTTCACGATCGGCTGCTATGGCTCACTGGCCATGGCAATCAACACCTTTGGCGTACAACCCGACCAGGAGAGGTAA
- a CDS encoding nuclear transport factor 2 family protein, whose product MSTQPIRTEDLLEIQQLLAKYAVTITQGDIDGLVSVFTPDGTYSAFGETYTLNRFPVLVDAAPKGLFMTGTALVDFDDGSRDLATGTQPLCFIEHSKHDMRIGYYRDNYVRTEDGWRLKTRAMTFIRRSGEHDSGRPHAIGRPEAG is encoded by the coding sequence ATGAGCACGCAACCGATACGAACTGAGGATCTGCTCGAGATCCAGCAGCTGCTCGCCAAGTACGCCGTCACCATCACCCAGGGCGACATCGACGGGCTGGTCAGTGTTTTCACTCCTGACGGCACCTACAGCGCATTCGGCGAGACCTACACCCTGAACCGGTTCCCGGTGCTGGTCGACGCCGCACCCAAGGGCCTGTTCATGACCGGGACGGCGCTGGTGGACTTCGACGACGGCAGCCGCGATCTCGCCACGGGCACGCAGCCGCTGTGTTTCATCGAGCATTCCAAGCACGACATGCGCATCGGCTACTACCGCGACAACTATGTCCGTACCGAGGACGGCTGGCGGCTGAAAACCCGTGCGATGACGTTCATCCGGCGTTCCGGGGAGCACGACTCCGGGCGCCCGCACGCGATCGGGAGGCCGGAAGCCGGATGA
- a CDS encoding acyl-CoA dehydrogenase family protein has translation MTVAADTTNSAEFRSQLQAWLEANDLTPPDDHSLQGHMRQFARVQRALYDAGWSRYGWPEHAGGLGGPALLRAIVGEEVVGRRLAEPGPYSMLEVLAPTMIDYAPAELAAEMVPKLLSGEEQWCQGFSEPGSGSDLASLTTRAVLKPDSGGSTYVINGQKVWTSFAQYSHRCILLARTGDADTPNHQAISAFFVDVDTPGITVRPLRTMHDVDEFCEVYFDDVEVNASRMLGKPGDGWQLAMDLLPYERSTCFWQRIAYLYSRFDALVDAVKRQGQAVDQDMGEAYLALHTLRCRSRATQQRLADGQKLGPDTSIDKVLLAGAEQRLYDTARDLLPGAVELDDTEWRTEYLYSRAATIYGGTAEVQRNIIARRLLDLGKE, from the coding sequence ATGACCGTTGCCGCCGACACCACGAACTCCGCCGAGTTCCGGTCACAGTTGCAGGCCTGGCTCGAGGCCAACGACCTGACCCCACCCGACGACCATTCCCTGCAGGGCCACATGCGCCAGTTCGCCCGGGTACAGCGCGCGCTGTACGACGCCGGGTGGAGCCGGTACGGCTGGCCCGAGCACGCCGGCGGCCTCGGCGGCCCCGCGCTGCTGCGGGCCATCGTCGGCGAAGAGGTGGTGGGCCGGCGACTGGCCGAGCCGGGGCCGTACTCGATGCTCGAGGTGCTGGCGCCGACCATGATCGACTACGCACCCGCCGAACTGGCCGCCGAGATGGTGCCCAAACTGCTCAGCGGCGAAGAGCAGTGGTGCCAAGGCTTTTCCGAGCCCGGCTCCGGCAGCGACCTGGCGTCACTGACCACCCGCGCCGTGCTGAAGCCCGATTCCGGAGGCAGCACCTACGTCATCAACGGCCAGAAGGTGTGGACGAGTTTCGCCCAGTACAGCCACCGGTGCATCCTGCTCGCCCGCACCGGCGACGCGGACACGCCCAATCACCAGGCCATCTCGGCGTTCTTCGTCGACGTCGACACACCGGGCATCACCGTGCGCCCGTTGCGCACCATGCACGACGTGGACGAGTTCTGCGAGGTGTACTTCGACGACGTCGAGGTCAACGCGTCCCGCATGCTCGGCAAGCCGGGCGACGGCTGGCAGCTGGCGATGGATCTGCTGCCCTACGAGCGCTCCACGTGCTTCTGGCAGCGCATCGCATACCTGTACTCGCGGTTCGACGCGCTGGTCGACGCGGTGAAGCGTCAGGGCCAGGCGGTTGACCAGGACATGGGCGAGGCGTATCTGGCCCTGCACACGCTGCGGTGCCGTTCTCGGGCCACGCAGCAGCGGCTGGCCGACGGACAGAAGCTGGGCCCGGACACGTCCATTGACAAGGTGCTGTTGGCCGGCGCCGAACAGCGGCTCTACGACACCGCCCGCGATCTGCTGCCCGGCGCCGTCGAACTGGACGACACCGAGTGGCGCACCGAGTACCTGTACTCGCGCGCGGCGACCATCTACGGCGGCACCGCCGAGGTGCAGCGCAACATCATCGCGCGCCGCCTGTTGGACCTCGGTAAGGAGTGA